The following coding sequences are from one Paenarthrobacter ureafaciens window:
- a CDS encoding FtsK/SpoIIIE domain-containing protein yields MKFRLTLRRDPAEAKDLAVTVDGRATVADIATELWAADPARKGTEPPSNLSISVDEAFVGGGLSGQVLRPTDNLLESGLRPGSKVSLTQVSEQFASNAPGTNRGPAAATLRVMAGPDAGREFSLPFGTSYIGRDRDADVRLSDPLTSKRHARITVGETVEIVDTNSANGLLMDGLPVTRATLESSDTVTLGDTTVGVVSLSRNHSGGPTSPLVDFNRSPRVVPRFESPKRVPPAGPKRPEHQPFPYIMLVTPLLMGGVLFALTQNILSVIFMAMMPLFIVGHYVDHKMQGKRQAKEGHKQFNAAMLAFREDIDRQQNIERAVRLQEAPSVSDTVDAIYKLGPLLWTNRPEHQHFLSVRFGLGSAPSRIQFDEPGANETEPKYMREIQECLQQVRVIEGVPIVSQLRASGSFGVAGDRSVVDDVARGMVLQLVGLHSPAELVLTALTSPRSRERWDWLQWLPHVGSGHSPLTGDHLAAGPGAGSALLSRLEDLVEQREAQAKEPGQQPRPGLKNEHEETPGPVVPTVLVVVEDDAPVDRGRLTRLVERGPDFGVHVMWVAANVQSLPAACRDFLSVDGDHGTTTGQVRLGRHTYPVSCESLDVELATQLARMMSPLVDVGNPLEDDSDLPRAVSYATLIGKDLMDKPQAVAERWQENNSVHATAVPNRKDNGSLRALVGSKGVEPFYLDLKNEGPHALVGGTTGAGKSEFLQSWVMGMAAAYSPDRVSFLFVDYKGGAAFADCLHLPHTVGLVTDLSPHLVRRALTSLRAELHYRERLLNRKKAKDLLALQREADPEAPPYLIIIVDEFAALATEVPEFVDGVVDVAARGRSLGLHLILATQRPAGVIKDNLRANTNLRVALRMADEVDAVDILGVPTAAYFDPSIPGRGAAKTGPGRIQGFQTGYAGGWTTEKPQRPRIDIVEMAFGSGPSWEPPPATEIAEEPAGPNDIARMTANIIRAADVLAIEPPRKPWLNELATTYDFSKLPNPRTDERLLLGVADDPAHQDQPTVFYEPDKDGNMAVYGTGGSGKSAALRGIAIAAAVTPRGGPVHVYGIDCGSSGLKMLEGLPHVGEVINGDDVERVGRLLRWLKEIADERATRFAEVRASTIVEYRQLAARPDEKRIFVMVDGMSSFRESYEYSNLSSLWDIFLQLATDGRPLGIHLVVSGDRPNSVPASLLASIQKRLVLRLSSEDDYMTLDVPKDVLNAASPPGRGLLDGLEVQLAVLGGNSNLALQAREVSKLSQAMLRQGLSQAPQIQRLPELVDLDILPVGAVDNPIIGVDDETLGSAAIAAKGPLLLAGPPGSGRTVALVTLAYALRRSNPRTDLIYIGSRRSTVASLNIWSRALVGPDEVSDVVDDLVDKASDNPGTMAIFIEGLTEFTDTLAESGVGRLVTAAIKADQWVVGESETSTWSQAWSLAQPFKSGRRGLLLNPGDVEGDSLLNTSLGRLSKDFIPGRGYIVGRGKVRKLQVAMPPENRS; encoded by the coding sequence ATGAAGTTTCGCCTGACCCTGCGGCGGGACCCCGCGGAAGCCAAGGACCTGGCCGTCACGGTGGATGGCCGTGCCACAGTGGCCGACATCGCCACGGAACTGTGGGCCGCGGACCCCGCGCGGAAGGGGACCGAACCGCCGTCGAACCTCTCCATCAGCGTGGATGAGGCGTTTGTTGGCGGCGGGCTGTCCGGCCAGGTCCTGCGCCCGACCGACAACCTGCTGGAATCCGGGCTGCGGCCCGGTTCGAAGGTGTCCCTGACCCAGGTGAGCGAACAATTCGCCTCGAACGCGCCCGGCACCAACCGCGGACCGGCGGCAGCTACCCTGCGCGTCATGGCAGGGCCCGACGCCGGCCGCGAGTTTTCGCTGCCGTTCGGAACCAGCTACATCGGCCGGGACCGGGACGCCGACGTCAGGCTGTCCGACCCCCTGACGTCCAAGCGGCATGCCCGCATCACGGTGGGGGAGACGGTGGAAATCGTCGACACGAACTCCGCCAACGGGCTCCTCATGGACGGGCTGCCCGTCACGCGGGCCACGCTGGAATCCTCGGACACCGTGACATTGGGCGACACCACCGTGGGCGTCGTTTCGCTCTCGCGCAACCACTCCGGAGGACCCACCTCGCCGTTGGTTGACTTCAACAGGTCGCCGCGGGTGGTTCCCCGGTTCGAGTCGCCCAAGCGCGTGCCGCCGGCGGGCCCCAAACGCCCTGAACACCAGCCGTTCCCGTACATCATGCTGGTCACGCCGCTGCTGATGGGCGGCGTTCTGTTCGCCCTGACGCAAAACATCCTCTCCGTCATCTTCATGGCCATGATGCCGCTGTTCATCGTGGGGCACTACGTGGACCACAAGATGCAGGGCAAGCGGCAGGCCAAGGAAGGGCACAAGCAGTTCAACGCTGCCATGCTGGCGTTCCGGGAAGACATCGACCGGCAGCAGAACATCGAACGAGCGGTCCGCCTGCAAGAGGCGCCATCGGTCAGCGACACGGTGGATGCCATCTATAAGCTGGGTCCGCTGCTGTGGACCAACAGGCCCGAGCACCAGCACTTCCTGAGCGTCCGCTTCGGCCTGGGCTCCGCGCCGTCCCGCATCCAGTTCGACGAGCCGGGGGCCAACGAAACCGAGCCGAAGTACATGCGGGAAATCCAGGAATGCCTGCAGCAGGTGCGGGTGATCGAAGGCGTGCCCATCGTGTCGCAGCTGCGCGCGTCCGGCTCCTTCGGCGTGGCCGGGGACCGCAGCGTGGTGGACGACGTCGCGCGCGGCATGGTGCTTCAGTTGGTGGGCCTCCACTCGCCCGCGGAACTCGTCCTCACGGCACTGACGTCCCCGCGGTCCCGCGAACGCTGGGACTGGCTGCAATGGCTGCCCCACGTCGGCTCAGGCCACAGCCCCCTCACGGGCGACCATCTTGCCGCCGGCCCGGGTGCAGGCTCCGCGCTGTTGTCCCGGCTGGAAGACCTGGTTGAGCAGCGTGAAGCCCAGGCCAAGGAACCGGGTCAACAGCCCCGGCCCGGGCTGAAGAATGAGCACGAAGAGACTCCCGGACCTGTTGTGCCCACGGTGTTGGTGGTGGTGGAAGACGATGCACCCGTGGACCGTGGACGCCTTACCCGTTTGGTGGAACGCGGTCCGGATTTTGGCGTCCACGTCATGTGGGTGGCCGCCAACGTGCAGTCGTTGCCTGCCGCATGCCGGGACTTCCTCTCGGTCGACGGCGATCACGGCACCACGACGGGCCAGGTCCGGCTGGGCCGGCACACCTATCCGGTGAGCTGCGAAAGCCTCGACGTTGAGCTGGCCACGCAACTGGCCCGCATGATGTCTCCGCTGGTGGACGTCGGCAACCCGCTCGAGGACGACTCGGACCTGCCGCGCGCCGTTTCCTACGCCACGTTGATCGGCAAGGACCTGATGGACAAACCACAGGCCGTGGCCGAGCGCTGGCAGGAAAACAACTCTGTCCATGCCACCGCCGTGCCCAACCGCAAGGACAACGGCAGCCTCCGGGCCTTGGTTGGTTCCAAGGGTGTTGAGCCGTTCTACCTGGACCTGAAGAACGAGGGCCCCCACGCCCTGGTGGGTGGAACCACCGGTGCAGGCAAGTCGGAGTTCCTCCAGTCCTGGGTCATGGGCATGGCTGCTGCGTACAGCCCGGACCGGGTGAGCTTCCTCTTTGTCGATTACAAAGGTGGAGCTGCGTTCGCGGACTGCCTGCACCTGCCGCATACCGTTGGCCTGGTCACCGACCTCTCGCCGCACCTTGTCCGGCGTGCCCTGACCTCGCTCCGTGCCGAGCTGCACTACCGCGAACGGCTCCTGAACCGGAAGAAGGCCAAGGACCTGCTCGCCCTGCAGCGCGAAGCGGACCCCGAGGCTCCGCCCTACCTCATCATCATCGTGGACGAATTCGCCGCGCTGGCCACCGAGGTCCCCGAATTCGTGGACGGCGTTGTTGACGTGGCCGCGCGTGGCCGTTCCCTTGGCCTGCACTTGATCCTTGCCACGCAGCGGCCGGCCGGCGTCATCAAGGACAACCTGCGCGCCAACACCAACCTCCGCGTCGCCCTGCGCATGGCCGATGAAGTGGATGCCGTGGACATTCTTGGTGTTCCGACAGCCGCCTACTTCGATCCCTCCATCCCGGGCCGCGGTGCGGCGAAGACCGGGCCCGGGAGGATCCAGGGTTTCCAGACCGGTTATGCCGGCGGCTGGACCACGGAGAAGCCGCAACGGCCCCGCATCGACATCGTGGAGATGGCCTTCGGCTCCGGACCTTCCTGGGAGCCGCCGCCTGCGACGGAGATCGCCGAGGAACCGGCCGGACCGAACGACATCGCACGGATGACGGCCAACATCATCAGGGCGGCTGACGTCCTGGCAATCGAGCCGCCGCGCAAGCCTTGGCTTAACGAGCTGGCCACCACGTACGACTTCTCCAAGCTGCCCAACCCCCGTACCGATGAACGGCTCCTTCTTGGCGTTGCGGACGATCCCGCCCACCAGGACCAGCCCACGGTGTTCTACGAGCCGGACAAGGACGGCAACATGGCCGTCTACGGCACGGGTGGTTCAGGTAAGTCGGCGGCACTGCGCGGCATCGCCATTGCCGCTGCCGTGACGCCCCGCGGCGGTCCCGTACACGTCTACGGCATCGACTGCGGATCTTCGGGCCTGAAGATGCTTGAGGGCCTACCGCACGTGGGAGAGGTCATCAACGGCGACGACGTCGAACGCGTCGGCCGCCTGCTGCGCTGGCTCAAGGAGATCGCGGATGAGAGGGCCACGAGGTTTGCCGAAGTCCGGGCTTCCACCATCGTCGAATACCGCCAATTGGCTGCCCGGCCGGATGAGAAGCGCATTTTCGTCATGGTGGACGGCATGTCCTCCTTCCGCGAATCCTACGAATACAGCAACCTTTCTTCGCTGTGGGATATCTTCCTGCAGCTCGCCACGGACGGCCGTCCCCTCGGTATCCACCTCGTGGTGAGCGGCGACCGACCCAACTCCGTACCGGCGTCGCTCCTTGCCTCCATCCAGAAGCGGCTGGTGCTTCGCTTGAGCTCGGAAGACGATTACATGACGCTGGACGTCCCCAAGGACGTGCTGAACGCAGCGTCACCTCCGGGGCGCGGGCTCCTGGACGGATTGGAAGTGCAGTTGGCGGTGCTGGGCGGCAACTCCAACCTGGCCCTGCAGGCGCGCGAAGTGTCCAAGCTCAGCCAGGCCATGCTCCGGCAGGGGCTCAGCCAGGCTCCACAGATCCAACGGCTCCCCGAACTGGTGGACCTGGACATCCTGCCCGTGGGAGCCGTGGACAATCCCATCATCGGCGTCGACGACGAGACCCTCGGCTCCGCCGCCATTGCCGCGAAAGGCCCCTTGCTGCTGGCAGGGCCTCCGGGTTCCGGGCGAACGGTCGCCCTTGTCACGTTGGCCTACGCGCTACGCCGGTCCAACCCGCGGACCGACCTCATCTACATCGGCTCGCGCCGTTCCACGGTTGCCTCCTTGAACATCTGGAGCCGTGCCCTGGTGGGTCCGGACGAGGTGTCCGATGTGGTGGATGACCTGGTGGACAAGGCAAGCGACAACCCGGGAACCATGGCGATCTTCATTGAGGGCCTCACGGAGTTCACCGATACCCTCGCCGAGTCCGGCGTCGGTCGCCTGGTGACGGCCGCCATCAAGGCCGACCAGTGGGTAGTTGGCGAGTCCGAAACCTCCACATGGTCGCAGGCGTGGTCCTTGGCGCAGCCCTTCAAATCCGGGCGCAGAGGACTGCTGCTCAACCCCGGCGACGTGGAAGGGGACAGCCTCCTCAACACGTCACTGGGACGGCTCAGCAAGGACTTCATCCCGGGCCGCGGGTACATCGTGGGACGCGGCAAAGTACGGAAACTGCAGGTTGCCATGCCGCCCGAAAACCGGAGCTAG
- a CDS encoding PP2C family protein-serine/threonine phosphatase, whose product MNSQPATPDADANAAASSFQLSYGYGTDRGLRRELNEDSFIASDPVFAVADGMGGHEAGEIASGMCVRTLGSAPELATGTRTASAGELQGCLLKADAAIRNATGGRAGTTLSGVVVVEQMGVPYWLVMNIGDSRTYLLSQGQFSQVSVDHSEVQELVDSGDITAEQAAIHPRRHVVTRALGTGDETEADFWLLPIQEGDRIMVCSDGLNGELGDDHLFRILSTVAHPQDAVDALIQAALRSGGRDNVSVIVVDAKNVLNDAGIATTAPRPEVGNDVEEDTLPRAWVNGAETEDGADGK is encoded by the coding sequence ATGAATTCACAGCCGGCAACCCCCGATGCCGACGCCAACGCAGCCGCTTCCAGCTTCCAATTGAGCTACGGCTACGGTACGGACCGCGGTTTGCGCCGCGAGTTGAACGAGGATTCGTTCATTGCCTCGGATCCTGTCTTTGCCGTGGCCGACGGCATGGGGGGCCACGAGGCGGGAGAGATCGCCAGCGGCATGTGCGTTCGCACCCTGGGCAGCGCCCCGGAACTGGCAACGGGCACGCGGACGGCGTCGGCCGGTGAGCTGCAGGGCTGCCTGTTGAAGGCGGACGCGGCCATCCGCAATGCCACCGGTGGACGCGCAGGGACCACGTTGTCCGGCGTCGTGGTGGTCGAGCAGATGGGCGTGCCGTACTGGCTGGTCATGAACATCGGCGATTCCCGGACGTACCTGCTGAGCCAGGGCCAGTTCTCGCAGGTCAGCGTGGACCATTCGGAAGTGCAGGAACTGGTGGATTCGGGGGACATCACGGCCGAACAGGCCGCCATCCATCCGCGCCGCCACGTGGTCACCCGGGCCCTGGGCACCGGCGATGAGACCGAGGCCGACTTCTGGCTCCTCCCCATCCAGGAGGGCGACCGGATCATGGTCTGCTCCGATGGACTTAACGGGGAACTCGGGGACGACCACCTGTTCCGCATCCTCAGCACCGTTGCCCACCCGCAGGACGCGGTGGATGCCCTGATCCAGGCGGCCCTCCGCAGCGGCGGGCGGGACAACGTGAGCGTCATTGTGGTGGACGCCAAGAACGTCCTGAACGACGCCGGCATTGCCACCACTGCGCCGCGCCCGGAAGTGGGCAACGACGTCGAAGAGGACACCCTGCCACGGGCTTGGGTCAACGGCGCGGAAACCGAGGACGGTGCTGATGGCAAGTAA
- a CDS encoding FHA domain-containing protein → MASNGVPAVARYRHGDWFGVLRRGTVVLLGPETPESLVESVWELLASAPEAHEVLHEVTEAFGVSLTRIPPFGIIDSKDQLRVFLRGDLDLEVHSASGGEQLSGRDVTTWTERRLQSPDSVSLRIGSGGSAAASNGGAGPSGGTTTAAGTVPLGLPVVEGVVRLAALEVVLAGVPAAAPAPGTETPAADAEPVVAPADAGPVAAPGGGRVSDETVLGYTDVDLGLTIAPHTDGLPVVAGPEAAAASAPETAPGPAEDVVPGEDPSDEFQPDESVDTPAAAEASEDSGGVPVHTSTTDPMVPTLETTTNYDHLWDKTVMRNIEDAAVRIVGDEDDHDVPAAQVPSPPIPEGVPLPSPKRADAESDGAAEGGTGVVPGPAGAVPGTGDGSAGQAPLGVPALIDSVPWLRSSASSEAPEPAAPARQFTSSPPAVQAPEENDPDHDGQTIMKSSVAVDVPEGTAAGGSSTGTATGQEGAGNHATGPSVLARVCGQGHANPPTYPQCASCGLALSGDAVQVPRPRLGRMRISTGELIDLDKSLVIGRQPSVSRVQGGTMPRLVQVESPGGDISRSHVEVRLEGWHVMLCDLKATNGTVLIREGQAPRRLAQNEMAILLDGDIAELGDDISLRFEEIL, encoded by the coding sequence ATGGCAAGTAATGGCGTGCCTGCCGTCGCCCGCTACCGTCACGGCGACTGGTTTGGAGTGCTGCGCCGGGGAACAGTCGTCCTCCTCGGGCCGGAAACTCCGGAATCGCTGGTGGAGTCCGTGTGGGAGCTCCTGGCCTCCGCGCCCGAGGCCCACGAGGTACTCCATGAGGTCACGGAGGCGTTCGGCGTATCACTGACCAGGATTCCGCCCTTCGGCATCATTGATTCCAAAGACCAGCTCAGGGTCTTCCTTCGCGGCGACCTCGACCTTGAAGTCCACTCGGCCTCCGGCGGCGAGCAGTTGTCCGGCCGGGACGTGACCACTTGGACGGAGCGGCGGCTGCAGTCACCGGACTCCGTCAGCCTGCGGATCGGTTCCGGCGGTAGTGCGGCAGCCTCCAACGGCGGTGCAGGACCTTCCGGCGGAACCACGACGGCGGCTGGTACCGTCCCGCTGGGCCTGCCGGTGGTTGAGGGAGTAGTGCGGCTTGCCGCGCTGGAGGTCGTCCTTGCCGGCGTTCCGGCGGCTGCCCCGGCCCCCGGAACTGAAACACCCGCAGCCGACGCGGAGCCCGTGGTGGCACCCGCGGACGCTGGGCCCGTGGCGGCACCGGGCGGCGGACGGGTCTCGGATGAGACTGTGCTTGGCTACACCGACGTGGACCTTGGCTTGACGATCGCTCCGCACACGGACGGTCTGCCTGTTGTTGCCGGTCCGGAGGCCGCCGCCGCGTCTGCGCCGGAAACCGCTCCCGGGCCCGCGGAAGACGTCGTTCCAGGGGAGGACCCTTCAGACGAATTCCAGCCGGATGAGTCCGTGGACACTCCTGCGGCAGCCGAAGCTTCCGAGGACTCCGGTGGCGTTCCGGTCCACACCAGCACCACGGATCCCATGGTTCCCACGCTGGAAACCACCACCAACTATGACCACCTGTGGGATAAGACCGTAATGCGGAACATCGAGGACGCAGCGGTCAGGATCGTGGGAGACGAGGACGACCACGACGTTCCTGCAGCCCAGGTGCCCTCGCCGCCGATCCCCGAAGGAGTGCCGCTGCCGTCGCCGAAACGGGCCGACGCGGAAAGCGACGGAGCCGCCGAAGGAGGGACCGGCGTCGTACCTGGTCCGGCCGGAGCCGTACCGGGTACCGGCGACGGGTCCGCAGGCCAGGCCCCTCTTGGTGTACCGGCCCTGATTGATTCCGTCCCGTGGCTGCGCAGCAGTGCCTCCTCCGAGGCTCCTGAACCGGCTGCGCCCGCCCGGCAGTTCACTTCCAGTCCACCCGCGGTGCAGGCTCCCGAGGAAAATGATCCGGACCATGATGGCCAGACCATCATGAAGAGCAGTGTTGCAGTGGACGTTCCTGAGGGTACGGCCGCAGGTGGCTCCTCAACCGGCACCGCAACCGGCCAGGAAGGCGCGGGCAACCACGCCACGGGACCCAGCGTTTTAGCACGGGTGTGCGGGCAGGGACATGCAAACCCGCCCACCTATCCGCAGTGCGCTTCCTGTGGCCTCGCGCTGTCCGGAGACGCGGTCCAGGTGCCACGCCCCAGGCTTGGCCGGATGCGTATCTCCACGGGCGAGTTGATCGACCTTGATAAGTCGTTGGTCATCGGCAGGCAGCCGTCCGTCTCCAGGGTCCAGGGCGGCACCATGCCTCGCCTCGTCCAGGTGGAAAGCCCCGGGGGAGACATCTCCCGGTCGCACGTCGAGGTCCGCCTGGAAGGATGGCACGTCATGCTGTGCGACCTGAAGGCGACCAACGGCACCGTTCTTATCCGGGAGGGCCAGGCACCGCGCCGGCTCGCCCAAAACGAGATGGCCATCCTGCTCGACGGCGACATTGCCGAGTTAGGTGACGACATTTCATTGCGTTTCGAGGAGATTCTTTGA
- a CDS encoding serine/threonine-protein kinase, giving the protein MSSKRPPAPPPHIPGFKYVSLLGSGGFSDVFLFEQDRPRRKVAVKVLLSDLKTEGARRRFESEANLMAQLSSHPYIVTIFEAETTEDGHSYLAMEYCSRPSLDVRYRRQRFSVDEVLAVGIQVASAVETAHRAGIVHRDIKPANILVTDYNRPALTDFGISGTIGGDNDDDAGMSIPWSPPEQFRGGPVDGVPVDIWALGATLYTLLAGRSPFVLPGQDNSQRELISRITNSPLPRLGRADVPESLELVLATAMAKSPESRYSSAHAFALALQRIQAELNLSVTPFEVLADPGHGDEQHPDDNVEETRVRSIASIDPDASGTATTGSAPTFPARTFPSTMPGTSSTAGTSTSPTRPKQQFPAPQTNLPQFQSPGVHAPNAAPEPETAESTVLRGWQPPAHDDLAATVNRSGPAAEEAGAPEADHSKRNLWLGVSGAAVLAVAVVVGVVLGGSAQPKVAPSETASKPPADAISDGNVPDVTGIRAEVQQGGGPGLVVFRWDPVALNSGDTYKWRTKSAKADGPYESTLASNVVLPGTTQLPVCIQVIVVRADGSASPGGPESIGCLEK; this is encoded by the coding sequence TTGAGTTCCAAGAGGCCCCCTGCACCGCCTCCCCATATCCCGGGTTTCAAGTACGTCAGCCTGCTGGGATCGGGCGGCTTCTCTGACGTCTTCCTCTTCGAACAGGACAGGCCGCGCCGCAAGGTAGCGGTCAAGGTGCTGTTGTCCGACCTGAAGACCGAGGGTGCGCGCCGTCGCTTCGAGTCCGAAGCAAACCTGATGGCGCAACTTTCCTCCCACCCGTACATCGTGACCATCTTCGAAGCGGAGACCACAGAAGACGGACACTCCTACCTGGCCATGGAGTACTGCTCACGGCCCAGCCTCGATGTGCGGTACAGGCGCCAGCGGTTCAGCGTTGACGAAGTCCTGGCTGTCGGGATCCAAGTGGCTTCCGCCGTCGAGACCGCGCACCGCGCCGGCATTGTCCACCGGGACATCAAGCCGGCAAACATCCTGGTCACCGACTACAACCGGCCTGCCCTGACCGACTTCGGCATCTCCGGGACCATCGGCGGGGACAACGACGACGACGCCGGAATGTCCATCCCCTGGTCACCCCCTGAGCAGTTCCGCGGCGGGCCCGTGGACGGCGTGCCCGTGGACATCTGGGCCCTGGGTGCAACCCTGTACACGCTGCTGGCCGGACGTTCCCCGTTCGTGTTGCCCGGGCAGGACAACTCGCAGCGGGAACTGATTTCCCGCATCACCAACTCCCCGTTGCCCCGCCTGGGCCGCGCGGATGTTCCCGAATCGCTGGAACTGGTCCTTGCCACTGCCATGGCCAAGTCCCCGGAGTCGCGGTATTCGTCGGCGCATGCCTTTGCCTTGGCATTGCAGCGCATCCAGGCGGAACTGAACCTGTCGGTGACGCCGTTCGAAGTCCTGGCGGACCCGGGGCACGGGGATGAACAGCACCCGGACGACAACGTGGAAGAGACCCGCGTCCGGAGCATCGCTTCGATCGATCCGGATGCGTCCGGAACCGCAACCACCGGTTCGGCCCCCACGTTTCCTGCGCGGACGTTCCCGTCCACCATGCCGGGTACGTCCAGCACCGCCGGCACTTCCACCAGCCCTACGCGGCCAAAGCAGCAGTTCCCGGCACCGCAAACCAACCTTCCGCAGTTCCAATCACCGGGTGTCCACGCGCCCAACGCCGCCCCGGAACCGGAAACGGCCGAGTCGACGGTCTTGCGCGGCTGGCAGCCGCCGGCGCACGATGACCTCGCCGCCACGGTCAATCGTTCGGGCCCCGCAGCCGAAGAAGCCGGGGCCCCGGAAGCCGACCACAGCAAACGGAACCTGTGGCTCGGCGTGAGCGGTGCAGCAGTGTTGGCTGTCGCCGTCGTCGTAGGTGTGGTGCTGGGCGGTTCCGCGCAGCCCAAAGTGGCTCCCAGCGAGACCGCGAGCAAACCGCCCGCAGACGCCATCAGCGACGGCAATGTGCCCGACGTGACGGGCATCCGCGCCGAGGTCCAGCAAGGCGGCGGCCCCGGACTGGTGGTCTTCAGGTGGGACCCGGTCGCGCTCAATTCCGGAGACACCTACAAGTGGCGGACCAAGTCGGCCAAGGCGGACGGACCGTACGAATCGACGTTGGCCTCCAACGTGGTACTCCCCGGTACCACGCAGCTGCCGGTGTGCATCCAGGTGATCGTTGTGCGGGCCGATGGCTCGGCGTCGCCGGGAGGTCCTGAATCCATCGGCTGCCTTGAAAAGTAG